A single Brucella intermedia LMG 3301 DNA region contains:
- a CDS encoding ABC transporter permease, producing the protein MRISNIVHLGVKELRGLARDPMLLILIVYAFTLAIYTASKAMPETLNNAAIAIVDEDQSPVSARITTAFYPPYFVPPKLISSYEMDARMDEGLDTFALNIPPNFQRDLLAGRSPTIQLNVDATRMSQAFTGGGYVQAIVTSEVNEFLNRYRGSAQTPVELNLRARFNQDLNKGWFGAINNVISSVTMLSIILTGAALIREREHGTIEHLLVMPVTPVEIMVSKIWSMGLVVLIASAFALVVVVQGLLAVPIYGSVSLFLVGAALQLFATTSLGIFLATAAGSMPQFGMLLMLVLLPLQVLSGGTTPRESMPEIIQTIMLAAPNTHFVILAQSILFRGAGLSVVWPQFLALIVIGSLLFYFALQRFRAFLR; encoded by the coding sequence ATGCGGATATCCAACATAGTCCACCTTGGTGTGAAAGAACTGCGGGGCCTCGCACGCGACCCGATGCTGCTGATCCTCATCGTCTATGCCTTTACGCTTGCGATCTACACGGCTTCCAAGGCGATGCCCGAAACGCTCAACAATGCGGCCATAGCGATTGTCGATGAGGATCAGTCACCCGTTTCGGCCCGCATCACGACAGCGTTCTATCCGCCATATTTCGTACCTCCGAAACTCATTTCATCTTATGAAATGGATGCCCGGATGGATGAAGGTCTGGACACGTTCGCGCTCAACATCCCGCCCAATTTTCAGCGGGATCTTCTGGCGGGGCGTTCCCCGACGATCCAGCTTAATGTCGACGCGACGCGGATGAGCCAGGCCTTTACCGGGGGAGGATACGTGCAAGCAATTGTGACGAGCGAGGTGAACGAATTTCTCAATCGCTATCGCGGCAGCGCACAAACACCCGTCGAACTCAATCTGAGGGCGAGATTCAATCAGGATTTGAACAAGGGTTGGTTCGGGGCGATCAACAATGTGATTTCGTCGGTGACGATGCTGTCGATCATTCTGACGGGCGCAGCCCTTATTCGAGAGCGCGAACACGGAACCATAGAGCATCTGCTGGTGATGCCGGTAACGCCCGTCGAAATCATGGTCAGCAAAATATGGTCTATGGGGCTGGTCGTCCTGATTGCTTCAGCTTTTGCCTTGGTCGTGGTGGTGCAGGGACTGCTCGCTGTTCCCATCTATGGATCGGTGTCGTTGTTCCTCGTCGGTGCGGCGCTGCAGCTTTTTGCGACGACCAGTCTTGGTATCTTTCTGGCGACCGCGGCTGGTTCCATGCCGCAGTTCGGAATGCTGCTGATGCTGGTACTTCTGCCATTGCAAGTGCTTTCAGGAGGCACAACCCCTCGTGAAAGCATGCCTGAGATCATCCAGACGATCATGCTGGCTGCGCCAAACACGCATTTCGTCATATTGGCGCAGTCGATCCTGTTTCGCGGTGCAGGGCTAAGCGTCGTGTGGCCGCAGTTTCTGGCCCTGATAGTGATCGGCTCGTTGCTTTTCTACTTCGCGCTCCAGCGTTTCCGTGCGTTCCTGCGATAG
- a CDS encoding TonB-dependent receptor domain-containing protein, whose amino-acid sequence MHLLKSSVLLVSASVLALPSVTLAQNLPESEGSVVLDTIVVTPLRRASSLQRSTSSVTVIDSADIERSAAPDLQSLLKSYNGISIKTNGGQGSSAGIFIRGMSATQTVVLVNGVRTASATSGATGLANIPLSSIDRIEIAKGPHSAQYGADAMGGVVNIITKQGGACGERSWCGSLSTGVSHPWGGYVSGSVQGRSKDGVDYAFGAAITGTQGYDFTTSDAYGHEPDRDGFLQGSFNFALAKDFDWGRIYADGLFSRGRNQYDAKAPSPNQADSTAFNGKIGTRIDHSADWSSTLEFSTGIDNSRNFRKGVNGSDRFETRRYGVFGSTEKSFDTGNVGHTVTAGVEAYREEINTTVAYDETSRDLAAVFGQYSLEYEALRVDGGIRYDHNSQFGNVATYNLGASYEILPDLVLRSSYATGFRAPTFNDLYYPLSGNPDLNPEKSGSYELGLNWRISARTSLDMAFYDTRLKQGISWRENEQTHLWLPVNVDRAHITGFEATLDHRFNDQWGAKGMVDFKRPIDEDTGNDLPYRERFKAAAEVNFTPIEKLDLTARLIYGGSRYADAANNKKLGDYVTADFVALYSIDKQSQLKFSVENIFDKDYQSSSGYIAPGRTINVGLTRNF is encoded by the coding sequence ATGCATCTTTTGAAATCATCGGTTCTATTGGTATCGGCCAGTGTTCTTGCACTACCGTCTGTGACGCTTGCGCAAAACCTGCCGGAAAGCGAGGGCAGCGTCGTTCTCGATACAATCGTGGTCACGCCATTGCGCCGCGCGTCTTCACTGCAGCGCTCAACATCATCGGTGACTGTCATCGATTCCGCGGATATCGAGCGGTCGGCCGCTCCCGATCTGCAGTCACTGCTGAAATCCTATAACGGTATTTCCATCAAGACGAATGGCGGACAGGGCTCTTCGGCTGGTATCTTCATTCGTGGGATGTCCGCCACGCAAACGGTCGTGCTGGTCAATGGCGTGCGCACCGCGTCCGCGACAAGCGGCGCAACGGGATTGGCGAATATTCCCCTGAGCTCAATCGACCGCATTGAGATCGCAAAAGGCCCTCATTCTGCCCAGTATGGCGCCGACGCCATGGGTGGCGTGGTCAATATCATTACCAAGCAGGGTGGCGCCTGTGGCGAGCGTTCCTGGTGCGGCAGTCTTTCTACCGGGGTCAGCCATCCATGGGGCGGCTATGTTTCCGGTTCCGTTCAGGGGCGCAGCAAAGATGGTGTCGATTACGCTTTCGGCGCGGCCATCACCGGCACGCAAGGATATGACTTCACCACATCGGATGCGTACGGTCATGAGCCTGACCGCGATGGATTTCTGCAGGGCTCCTTCAACTTTGCGCTGGCGAAGGATTTCGACTGGGGTAGGATTTATGCAGATGGTCTCTTCAGCCGGGGGCGTAACCAGTATGACGCCAAAGCGCCTTCGCCGAACCAGGCTGACAGCACGGCATTTAACGGCAAGATCGGAACGCGGATCGATCATTCGGCGGACTGGTCGTCAACACTGGAATTCAGCACCGGTATCGACAATAGCCGTAACTTCCGCAAGGGCGTGAACGGATCTGACCGGTTTGAAACCAGGCGTTACGGGGTCTTTGGATCGACCGAGAAGAGCTTCGATACCGGCAACGTTGGTCATACGGTCACCGCTGGCGTGGAAGCCTATCGTGAGGAGATCAACACCACGGTTGCCTATGATGAAACCAGCCGCGACCTGGCTGCCGTGTTCGGTCAATATTCGCTGGAATATGAGGCGTTGCGCGTTGACGGTGGCATTCGCTATGACCACAACAGTCAATTCGGCAACGTCGCCACTTATAACCTTGGCGCAAGCTATGAAATTTTGCCGGATTTGGTGCTGAGGTCTTCTTACGCAACCGGTTTCCGTGCGCCGACATTTAATGATCTTTACTATCCGCTGTCGGGAAATCCTGATTTGAACCCCGAGAAATCGGGTTCTTATGAACTCGGTTTGAATTGGCGGATCAGCGCTCGCACCAGTCTGGATATGGCTTTCTACGATACCAGACTAAAGCAGGGCATCAGCTGGAGAGAAAACGAGCAAACACATCTCTGGTTGCCGGTGAACGTTGACCGAGCCCACATTACCGGTTTTGAAGCGACGCTCGACCACCGCTTCAACGACCAGTGGGGTGCCAAAGGCATGGTGGATTTCAAGCGGCCTATCGATGAAGACACCGGAAACGATCTTCCCTATCGTGAACGTTTCAAGGCGGCGGCTGAGGTCAATTTCACGCCGATTGAAAAGCTCGATCTGACTGCAAGATTGATCTACGGCGGCTCCCGCTACGCGGACGCTGCGAACAACAAGAAACTCGGTGACTATGTGACCGCTGATTTCGTGGCGCTCTATTCCATCGACAAGCAATCGCAACTGAAGTTTTCGGTCGAGAATATATTTGACAAGGACTATCAGTCCAGCTCTGGCTATATTGCGCCAGGACGTACGATCAATGTCGGATTGACCCGGAATTTCTGA
- the rbbA gene encoding ribosome-associated ATPase/putative transporter RbbA, with amino-acid sequence MNDVPVKAGASDDSFVVRAQDVGLSYGKTRALREINLDVPAGCMVGLIGPDGVGKSSLLSLIAGARTVQQGHIEVLNGDISDKRHLQSAYPRIAYMPQGLGKNLYPTLSVFENIDFFGRLFGHNRKERERRIADLLARTGMSPFADRPAGKLSGGMKQKTSLCCSLIHDPDLLILDEPTTGVDPLSRRQFWELIDDIRKDRPGMSVIVATAYMEEAERFDWLVAMNDGQILATGTPQELLQRTNTPNLDAAFIALLPEELRKGHHDIEIPKREFGDDAEIAIEAQNVTVRFGNFTAVNDVSFRIPRGEIFGFLGSNGCGKTTTMKVLTGLLPASEGTALLFGREVDPKDIDIRRHVGYMSQAFSLYSELTVRQNLELHAKLFEMADDLTERRIKELTERFDLTEVMDSLPDALPLGIRQRLSLAVALIHSPDILILDEPTSGVDPVARDAFWQILADLSRKDNVTIFVSTHFMNEAELCDRISLMHAGKVLISDTPKAITESRHAETLEEAFVAYLQDAIGETGQPAQLPAVLPDQAAKADESHQKKASSWLPDLRRMLAYTRREALELKRDPIRATLAILGSVILMFVIGYGINMDVENLKFAVLDRDDTTISRNYVQQIAGSRYFSEQAPITDYDDLDRRMREGEISLAIEIPPNFGADVMRGRPVEIAAWIDGAMPTRAETIKGYVQGMHANWLTQKARELYGRAATVGSFNLEIRYRYNPDVQSLVAMVPAVIPLLLLMIPAMLAVLSVVREKELGSIINFYVTPVTKFEFLFGKQLPYIGLAFLNFLMLTAFAVFIFRVPFTGSFPTYALAALLYVTIATGMGLVLSTFMNSQIAAIFGTALLTLIPAVQYSGIIDPVSSLQGAGAFIGKIYPATHFVTISRGVFSKALGFADLAGSFLPLLIAVPVLMALAIILLKKQAG; translated from the coding sequence ATGAATGATGTTCCGGTCAAAGCTGGCGCTAGCGACGACAGCTTTGTCGTCCGGGCGCAAGACGTAGGATTGTCCTACGGAAAAACCCGCGCGCTGCGGGAGATCAACCTCGATGTTCCGGCAGGTTGCATGGTCGGGCTGATCGGGCCTGACGGGGTGGGCAAGTCGAGCCTGTTATCGCTGATCGCCGGGGCCCGGACGGTGCAGCAGGGCCATATCGAGGTCCTGAACGGTGATATTTCCGATAAGCGGCATCTTCAGTCCGCCTATCCGCGCATCGCCTATATGCCGCAAGGGCTTGGAAAGAACCTTTATCCGACGCTTTCGGTATTCGAAAATATCGATTTTTTCGGACGGTTGTTTGGACATAACCGGAAAGAGCGTGAGCGGCGTATTGCCGATCTTCTGGCACGAACCGGCATGTCGCCCTTCGCGGACCGTCCGGCGGGCAAACTTTCCGGCGGCATGAAGCAGAAGACAAGCCTCTGCTGCTCGCTGATCCATGATCCGGACCTGCTCATACTTGATGAGCCGACGACCGGTGTCGATCCACTATCCCGGCGTCAGTTCTGGGAATTGATCGACGATATCCGCAAGGATCGTCCGGGAATGAGCGTCATCGTTGCCACGGCCTATATGGAAGAAGCCGAACGCTTCGACTGGCTTGTCGCGATGAATGACGGGCAGATACTGGCGACGGGCACGCCGCAGGAATTGCTGCAGCGTACCAATACTCCCAATCTCGATGCTGCCTTTATCGCGCTTTTGCCGGAAGAATTGCGGAAAGGGCATCACGACATCGAAATCCCAAAGCGTGAATTCGGCGACGATGCCGAAATCGCAATCGAGGCGCAAAACGTCACTGTTCGCTTCGGCAATTTCACGGCAGTGAATGACGTGAGTTTTCGAATCCCGCGTGGCGAGATTTTCGGCTTTCTGGGCTCCAACGGTTGTGGCAAGACCACGACCATGAAAGTCCTGACGGGGCTGTTGCCCGCCAGTGAGGGCACAGCGCTGCTGTTCGGGCGTGAGGTCGACCCGAAGGATATCGATATACGCCGCCATGTCGGATATATGTCCCAGGCGTTTTCACTTTACTCGGAATTGACCGTTCGCCAGAATCTGGAGCTTCACGCCAAGCTGTTCGAGATGGCGGACGACCTGACCGAACGCCGGATCAAGGAATTGACCGAACGTTTTGATCTTACAGAGGTCATGGATTCCTTGCCCGACGCCCTGCCGCTTGGTATCCGCCAGCGGCTCTCACTGGCTGTGGCTTTGATCCATTCGCCCGATATCCTTATTCTCGATGAGCCGACATCTGGTGTCGACCCGGTCGCGCGTGACGCCTTCTGGCAAATCCTTGCCGATTTGTCGCGCAAGGACAATGTCACCATTTTTGTCTCCACCCACTTCATGAACGAAGCGGAACTCTGCGACCGCATTTCGCTGATGCATGCGGGCAAGGTGTTGATTAGCGATACCCCCAAGGCGATTACCGAAAGTCGCCATGCGGAAACTCTGGAGGAGGCCTTCGTCGCTTATCTTCAGGATGCTATTGGCGAAACAGGACAGCCCGCGCAATTGCCCGCAGTCCTGCCGGATCAAGCGGCAAAGGCAGATGAATCGCATCAAAAGAAGGCTTCAAGCTGGTTGCCGGACCTGCGACGGATGCTGGCCTATACGCGGCGCGAGGCGCTGGAATTGAAGCGCGATCCGATCCGTGCAACGCTTGCTATCCTTGGCAGCGTTATCCTGATGTTTGTCATCGGCTATGGCATCAACATGGATGTCGAGAATCTGAAATTCGCTGTTCTCGACCGGGACGACACGACGATCAGCCGTAATTATGTCCAGCAGATTGCAGGTTCGCGTTATTTTTCCGAACAGGCTCCGATAACCGATTATGACGATCTCGACCGGCGAATGCGCGAGGGGGAAATTAGCCTCGCCATCGAAATACCGCCGAATTTCGGCGCAGATGTCATGCGCGGACGCCCGGTGGAAATCGCCGCGTGGATCGACGGCGCGATGCCAACCCGCGCGGAGACAATCAAAGGCTATGTTCAGGGGATGCATGCCAATTGGCTGACGCAGAAAGCGCGTGAGCTTTATGGACGCGCGGCGACTGTCGGCAGTTTCAACCTGGAAATCCGCTACCGTTATAATCCCGATGTGCAAAGCCTCGTGGCCATGGTGCCGGCGGTCATTCCGCTTCTGCTGCTGATGATCCCGGCGATGCTGGCGGTGCTAAGCGTAGTCCGTGAAAAAGAACTGGGTTCCATCATCAATTTCTACGTGACGCCAGTGACGAAATTCGAGTTTCTGTTCGGCAAGCAATTGCCGTATATCGGGCTGGCGTTTCTCAATTTCCTGATGCTGACTGCCTTTGCAGTCTTCATTTTTCGGGTACCGTTTACGGGCAGCTTCCCAACCTATGCGTTGGCGGCATTGCTCTATGTCACGATCGCGACCGGAATGGGGCTGGTGCTGTCCACTTTCATGAACAGCCAGATCGCTGCAATCTTCGGCACGGCGCTGCTGACACTCATTCCGGCGGTGCAATATTCCGGCATTATTGACCCTGTGTCGTCGCTGCAAGGCGCGGGCGCTTTCATCGGCAAAATCTATCCTGCAACGCATTTCGTGACCATTTCGCGTGGCGTTTTCTCCAAGGCATTAGGATTTGCCGATCTCGCAGGGTCGTTTCTGCCCTTGTTGATCGCGGTGCCGGTACTCATGGCGCTCGCCATCATTCTTCTCAAGAAACAGGCGGGCTGA
- a CDS encoding PhzF family phenazine biosynthesis protein, translated as MSEAAVSGRFYEVFDVFADKALAGNPLAVVHDSEGLNDTRMQSIAREFNLSETVFIFPPSNPAHEAAVRIFTPDYELPFAGHPTVGAAVSLARRRKTGDETDRLVALEEKVGIVRCGVILGENSAFAEFDLPRLPERLEVKIEKEEAAAAIGLGTHEIGFENHVPAVWSAGTPYLLVPVHNLIAAAKVSIDPVYVNESLPHVDGRPLPIYVYCRETILFDSNFHARMFVTGANVYEDPATGSAAAAFAGMIQKNDKPVDGSSQWWIEQGMEMGRPSRIRLELDVAKQQLTGARIGGTAVKIAEGRLFI; from the coding sequence ATGAGTGAAGCCGCTGTTTCCGGCAGATTTTACGAGGTTTTCGACGTTTTCGCCGACAAGGCTCTGGCTGGAAATCCGCTGGCTGTGGTTCATGACAGCGAAGGTTTGAACGATACGCGCATGCAGTCCATCGCACGCGAGTTCAACCTTTCCGAAACGGTGTTCATTTTCCCGCCGAGCAATCCGGCGCACGAGGCGGCGGTGCGTATCTTCACGCCAGATTATGAGCTGCCCTTCGCTGGCCACCCTACAGTGGGCGCGGCGGTTTCGCTCGCCCGACGCCGCAAGACGGGGGATGAGACGGACAGGCTCGTCGCTCTGGAAGAGAAGGTCGGCATTGTTCGCTGTGGCGTGATACTTGGCGAGAACAGCGCTTTCGCCGAGTTCGATCTGCCCCGCCTTCCGGAACGGCTCGAGGTCAAGATCGAAAAGGAAGAGGCCGCCGCTGCAATCGGTCTCGGCACACACGAGATCGGATTCGAGAACCATGTGCCCGCCGTCTGGAGTGCGGGTACACCCTATTTGCTGGTGCCGGTCCATAATCTGATAGCGGCAGCGAAAGTGTCTATTGATCCGGTCTATGTCAATGAAAGCCTGCCGCACGTCGATGGCCGTCCCTTGCCGATTTATGTCTATTGCCGCGAAACAATTCTGTTCGACAGCAATTTCCATGCACGCATGTTTGTAACGGGCGCCAATGTCTATGAAGATCCGGCTACCGGTTCTGCAGCGGCGGCCTTTGCAGGCATGATCCAGAAAAACGACAAGCCTGTTGATGGTAGTTCGCAGTGGTGGATCGAGCAAGGTATGGAGATGGGGCGGCCTTCGCGGATTCGCCTTGAACTGGACGTTGCCAAACAGCAGCTTACAGGTGCCCGGATCGGCGGAACCGCAGTCAAGATCGCGGAAGGACGTCTCTTCATCTGA
- a CDS encoding glycoside hydrolase family 10 protein, with the protein MPLDCDAFHASWIATVLNLDWPSRSSSRIEDDAERVKRQKEELVRLFDEAAEHGINAVIYQVSPTADAFYQSAYLPWSSYLTGTLGKDPGFDPLKFAVQEAHKRGIELHAWLNPYRVSMDTKPSTRKELRNSSKESPASVYKTHPAWVGVSADRYVLDPGIPAVREWVTNVTAEVVQKYDVDGIQFDDYFYYETASSRLDDDKSYAQFGTRFSSKYEWRRYNTHTLVRQISDKIKSIKPNVRFGISPSGVWRNAADDPRGSATRAGKTNYDGDFADTRRWVKEGMIDYIAPQIYWSFGRKEASYGTIARWWAETVRGTKTDLYIGLALYRAGAGTTLEPGWQAGDGVTEIKRQLELNDALPEVKGSILFRQGFLSDPKLGAVSNYLKKTWGKCRPRKTDWEKRP; encoded by the coding sequence ATGCCCCTCGATTGCGATGCATTTCATGCCAGCTGGATAGCGACGGTCCTCAATCTCGATTGGCCGTCGCGCAGTTCCTCTCGGATCGAGGACGATGCCGAACGTGTAAAGCGCCAGAAAGAAGAACTTGTCAGGCTTTTTGACGAAGCGGCCGAGCACGGTATCAACGCCGTCATTTATCAGGTTTCGCCCACTGCCGATGCGTTTTACCAGTCAGCCTATTTGCCGTGGTCGTCCTATCTGACGGGAACGCTAGGCAAAGATCCGGGCTTCGATCCGCTGAAATTTGCGGTTCAGGAAGCGCATAAGCGGGGCATCGAGCTGCACGCGTGGTTGAACCCCTATCGCGTTTCGATGGATACAAAGCCGTCGACCCGCAAGGAGTTGCGAAATTCGTCGAAGGAGTCGCCAGCCAGCGTTTATAAAACCCACCCGGCCTGGGTTGGCGTATCGGCGGATCGTTATGTTCTCGATCCCGGCATTCCGGCCGTTCGCGAATGGGTGACGAATGTTACCGCTGAGGTTGTTCAGAAATATGATGTCGATGGCATTCAGTTCGATGATTATTTCTACTATGAAACTGCATCGTCGAGACTCGATGACGATAAATCCTATGCACAGTTCGGGACGCGTTTTTCGAGCAAATATGAATGGCGTCGCTACAATACCCATACGCTGGTGCGGCAGATTTCAGACAAGATAAAATCAATCAAACCGAATGTTCGTTTCGGCATCAGTCCGAGCGGCGTCTGGCGCAATGCCGCTGACGATCCGCGCGGTTCTGCAACCCGCGCCGGGAAAACCAATTACGATGGAGATTTCGCCGACACCCGGCGCTGGGTGAAGGAGGGGATGATCGATTATATTGCGCCGCAGATTTACTGGTCCTTCGGAAGGAAGGAAGCGTCCTACGGGACGATTGCCAGATGGTGGGCGGAGACGGTTCGGGGGACGAAGACTGACCTTTATATCGGTCTGGCGCTTTATCGAGCCGGCGCCGGGACTACACTGGAGCCCGGATGGCAGGCTGGCGATGGCGTGACAGAAATCAAGCGCCAGCTCGAACTCAATGATGCATTGCCGGAAGTGAAGGGAAGCATTCTATTCCGTCAGGGGTTTCTCTCCGATCCGAAGCTCGGAGCTGTCTCGAACTATCTGAAGAAGACATGGGGCAAATGCAGGCCACGAAAAACTGACTGGGAAAAACGACCATAG
- a CDS encoding ABC transporter substrate-binding protein yields the protein MKRASANWIISFCLAAGLALFVRNPADAADSPKRVVSINVCTDQLAILLAREGQLQSVSYLSQDPELSVMAAKARQLPANHAQAEEVFLMKSDLVLAGTFSSRATVGLLRRLGVRVEEFAPARSFSDIEDHLRRMGELLGRQAEASREIDKMKAALAAIQQPVRRKTVALYYANSYTSGRGTLVDEAVRLAGLDNLADKAGVSGSAPLSLEKLVLEKPDILVRSSRERAPALAFENFEHPALRALERQAKAVTIADNLTVCGGPFSVEAVAELAEAARD from the coding sequence ATGAAAAGGGCATCCGCAAACTGGATCATCAGCTTCTGCCTCGCGGCGGGGCTCGCCCTTTTCGTTCGAAATCCGGCAGATGCAGCGGATAGTCCAAAGCGGGTTGTTTCCATCAATGTATGTACCGATCAGCTCGCAATACTGTTGGCCAGGGAAGGGCAGCTACAATCGGTTTCCTATCTATCGCAGGACCCGGAATTGTCCGTCATGGCTGCGAAAGCCCGGCAGTTGCCGGCCAACCATGCGCAGGCAGAAGAAGTTTTCCTGATGAAGTCCGACCTTGTGCTGGCGGGAACATTCTCCTCGCGAGCGACGGTTGGACTATTGCGGAGGCTCGGCGTACGGGTGGAAGAGTTCGCACCCGCCCGCTCGTTCAGCGATATAGAAGATCATCTGCGTCGCATGGGCGAGTTGCTCGGAAGACAGGCGGAAGCCAGCCGGGAAATCGATAAGATGAAAGCTGCTTTAGCGGCAATCCAGCAGCCTGTCCGTCGCAAGACGGTCGCGCTTTATTACGCCAACAGTTACACATCCGGTCGGGGCACGCTGGTCGATGAAGCAGTTCGCCTTGCCGGACTTGATAATCTAGCCGACAAGGCAGGCGTCAGTGGTTCTGCGCCGCTATCACTGGAAAAACTGGTGCTCGAAAAGCCGGATATTCTGGTGCGCAGTTCCAGAGAACGCGCGCCTGCGTTGGCTTTCGAGAATTTCGAACACCCGGCCTTGCGGGCGCTCGAAAGACAGGCGAAGGCGGTGACGATAGCAGACAATCTGACCGTGTGCGGTGGACCATTCAGTGTGGAAGCCGTGGCAGAACTCGCGGAGGCCGCGCGTGACTGA
- a CDS encoding HlyD family secretion protein, translating to MAFNRKQWILAGAIIVLAAGAYYAWKSLNGDGLPEGIARGNGRIEAVEIDISTKSPGRIREILVDEGDFVQANDILARMDTDQLESQLKQAEAQLRRAEIGIETARSLVTQREAEHTAAEATVAQREAQLDAAQRRLARSQQLTQTRTISQQVLDDDRATAQGAEAAVGAARAQLAATEAAIGAAKAQVIDAEASVEAARAAIASIQADINDATLRAPKPGRVQYRVAQPGEVLSAGGRVLNLVDVSDVYMTFFLPTAQAGRVAIGAEARIVLDAAPQYVIPANISFVADVAQFTPKTVETEEERQKLMFRVKAKISQELLQKYIQQVKTGLPGMAYVKLDPNAEWPQHLAETVK from the coding sequence ATGGCTTTCAACCGCAAGCAATGGATACTGGCTGGAGCGATTATCGTCCTTGCCGCAGGCGCCTATTACGCCTGGAAATCGCTGAACGGAGACGGGCTGCCGGAAGGCATCGCCCGGGGTAACGGCCGCATCGAGGCAGTTGAAATCGATATTTCAACGAAGAGTCCGGGGCGCATCCGCGAAATCCTCGTCGACGAAGGCGATTTCGTACAGGCAAATGACATCCTTGCACGCATGGATACGGACCAGCTTGAAAGCCAGCTCAAACAGGCCGAAGCGCAACTGCGCCGAGCCGAGATCGGTATCGAGACGGCACGGAGCCTGGTCACACAGCGCGAAGCCGAACACACGGCTGCGGAAGCGACAGTGGCGCAGCGGGAAGCGCAGCTCGATGCCGCGCAACGACGTCTGGCCCGCTCCCAGCAATTGACGCAAACACGCACGATTTCTCAGCAGGTTCTTGACGACGATCGCGCGACTGCGCAGGGAGCAGAGGCAGCGGTCGGTGCAGCCAGAGCACAGCTTGCCGCCACGGAAGCCGCCATCGGCGCCGCAAAGGCGCAGGTCATCGATGCCGAGGCATCGGTAGAGGCCGCCAGGGCGGCAATCGCCAGTATTCAGGCAGATATCAATGACGCTACCCTGAGGGCCCCGAAACCGGGGCGCGTCCAGTATCGCGTCGCCCAGCCGGGCGAGGTGCTTTCCGCCGGCGGACGGGTGCTCAACCTTGTCGATGTCAGCGATGTTTATATGACCTTTTTCCTGCCGACTGCTCAAGCAGGGCGGGTCGCCATTGGTGCCGAGGCCCGGATCGTTCTCGACGCCGCGCCGCAATATGTCATTCCTGCGAATATTAGCTTTGTGGCCGATGTTGCCCAGTTCACGCCCAAGACCGTGGAAACGGAGGAGGAGCGCCAGAAACTGATGTTCCGCGTTAAGGCGAAGATCTCGCAGGAACTGCTTCAAAAATATATTCAGCAGGTAAAAACGGGACTTCCGGGCATGGCCTATGTCAAGCTTGATCCCAATGCCGAGTGGCCGCAGCATCTTGCGGAAACCGTGAAATGA
- a CDS encoding universal stress protein yields the protein MYKNILVTTDGSEFAERGLVHAFKLAHSVGAKVTVLTVTAPYSVSGLPGGWTDSPAFIERFEQEWNEYADKSLARARELAKEAEVEVHTLHEVAPHPATSIIETAKELRNDLIVMASHGRRGLKGMLLGSQTHEVLTRGNTPVLVVK from the coding sequence ATGTACAAGAATATTCTCGTCACGACCGATGGGTCGGAGTTTGCAGAGCGCGGGCTTGTCCACGCATTTAAGCTGGCGCATAGCGTTGGTGCGAAGGTTACAGTGTTGACGGTGACCGCGCCCTATTCGGTTTCGGGGCTTCCCGGCGGCTGGACCGATAGCCCTGCTTTCATCGAGCGTTTCGAGCAGGAATGGAACGAATATGCCGATAAATCCCTCGCCCGTGCGCGCGAACTGGCGAAGGAAGCGGAAGTTGAAGTTCATACGCTGCATGAGGTTGCCCCGCATCCGGCGACATCCATCATTGAGACAGCCAAGGAACTGCGCAACGATCTCATCGTCATGGCTTCCCATGGTCGTCGCGGACTGAAGGGCATGCTTCTAGGCAGTCAGACCCATGAAGTCCTGACCCGCGGCAACACACCGGTTCTGGTCGTAAAGTAA
- a CDS encoding pyridoxamine 5'-phosphate oxidase family protein produces MMIREMSDYDIRNMIQHTQLGRLAYVLDNRPYILPLSFRFSGGSLYCFTTEGHKTDALRKNDAVCILFDQIESRTSWRTVVLNGRYREIEREDEKNSIVALMASEPTWWEPAYTKTVAKDGHERKLAPVFFRVDIESATGHQAS; encoded by the coding sequence ATGATGATCAGGGAAATGTCGGATTACGATATCCGGAACATGATACAGCACACCCAGCTGGGGCGGCTGGCTTACGTTCTCGACAATCGCCCGTATATCCTACCACTGAGTTTCCGGTTTAGCGGCGGTTCACTCTATTGTTTTACGACCGAGGGCCATAAAACCGACGCCTTGCGCAAGAACGATGCGGTTTGCATCCTTTTCGATCAGATTGAATCCCGGACCAGCTGGCGCACCGTAGTGCTGAACGGCCGATATCGGGAGATCGAACGCGAAGACGAGAAAAACTCGATCGTCGCGCTCATGGCTTCGGAGCCAACCTGGTGGGAACCCGCCTACACAAAAACGGTTGCCAAAGACGGTCACGAACGCAAACTCGCACCGGTCTTTTTTCGCGTTGATATCGAAAGCGCAACAGGTCATCAGGCCAGCTGA